A stretch of Gorilla gorilla gorilla isolate KB3781 chromosome 9, NHGRI_mGorGor1-v2.1_pri, whole genome shotgun sequence DNA encodes these proteins:
- the MRGPRD gene encoding mas-related G-protein coupled receptor member D: protein MCQPGSSDPPTLAFQVGGTMGMNQTLNSSGTAESALNYSRGSTVHMAYLVLSSLAMFTCLCGMAGNSMVIWLLGFRMRRTPFCIYILNLAAADLLFLFSMASTLSLETQPLVNTTDKVHELMKRLKYFAYTVGLSLLTAISTQRCLSVLFPIWFKCHRPRHLSAWVCGLLWTLCLLMNGLTSSFCSKFLKFNEDRCFRVDMVQAALILGVLTPVMTLSSLTLFVRVRRSSQQWRRQPTRLFVVVLASVLVFLICSLPLSIYWFVLYWLSLPPEMQVLCFSLSRLSSSISSSANPIIYFLVGSRRSHRLPTRSLGTVLQQALREEPELEGGETPTVGTNEMGA, encoded by the exons atGTGCCagccaggctcaagcgatcctcccaccttggcctttcaagtaggtgggaccatgg GGATGAACCAGACTTTGAATAGCAGTGGGACCGCGGAGTCAGCCCTAAACTATTCCAGAGGGAGCACAGTGCACATGGCCTACCTGGTGCTGAGCTCCCTGGCCATGTTCACCTGCCTGTGTGGGATGGCAGGCAACAGCATGGTGATCTGGCTGCTGGGCTTTCGAATGCGCAGGACCCCCTTCTGCATCTATATCCTCAACCTGGCGGCAGCcgacctcctcttcctcttcagcATGGCTTCCACGCTCAGCCTGGAAACCCAGCCCCTGGTCAATACCACTGACAAGGTCCACGAGCTGATGAAGAGACTGAAGTACTTTGCCTACACAGTGGGCCTGAGCCTGCTGACGGCCATCAGCACCCAGCGCTGTCTCTCCGTCCTCTTCCCTATCTGGTTCAAGTGTCACCGGCCCAGGCACCTGTCAGCCTGGGTGTGTGGCCTGCTGTGGACGCTCTGTCTCCTGATGAACGGGTTGACCTCTTCCTTCTGCAGCAAGTTCTTGAAATTCAATGAAGATCGGTGCTTCAGGGTAGACATGGTCCAGGCCGCCCTCATCCTGGGGGTCTTAACCCCAGTGATGACTCTGTCCAGCCTGACCCTTTTTGTCCGGGTGCGGAGGAGCTCCCAGCAGTGGCGGCGACAGCCCACACGGCTGTTTGTGGTGGTCCTGGCCTCTGTCCTGGTGTTCCTCATCTGTTCCCTGCCTCTGAGCATCTACTGGTTTGTGCTCTACTGGTTGAGCCTGCCGCCCGAGATGCAGGTCCTGTGCTTCAGCTTGTCACGCCTCTCCTCGTCCATAAGCAGCAGCGCCAACCCCATCATCTACTTCCTGGTGGGCAGCCGGAGGAGCCACAGGCTGCCCACCAGGTCCCTGGGGACTGTGCTCCAACAGGCGCTTCGCGAGGAGCCCGAGCTGGAAGGTGGGGAGACACCCACCGTGGGCACCAATGAGATGGGGGCTTGA